In Exiguobacterium sp. 9-2, the genomic window GTGCGATCGTCTGGAGTGAGGTTCTCGGAGCGCCTGTCTCTAAACGAAAACGATGATGGTTGGACAGGAAGTCGATCCTACGAAACGTGTAGGATCGACTCTTTTTGTTTTCCAAAAGGTGGAAACGGGTTTTTCTTTCCATCTTTTCGGTGGAAGTGCTAAAGTGGAAGAGATTAGATATGAAGCGATGACAACTTGTTATCCATGACTAGGAGGCCATTCACAACGTGATATTCAACGAAAGAATCCCATTTGCATTTTCGAATTCAGAACAGATTCAAGCATTCGTCGGTCCGAATGACGCAGTCTTACGTACGATGGAAGCGGAACTTGAAGTCCAGCTTACACATCGAGGAGATGAGCTGTTGGCACAATCCGAACAGGAACAGTCTGTGATCTTGGCAGGACAAGTCGTTGGTGTCCTGAAGCAACTCGTCAATCGTGGAGCTGTTTTGACGGAGCGTGACGCAACGAGCGCCATTCAACTCGCACGTCAAGATCGGGTGGATGAACTACTGGAACTTTACGATACGGTCATCCATACGAATCATAAAGGAAAACCACTTCGTGCGAAAACGCTCGGTCAAGCACGTTACGTCCGCGGAATTGATCGCTGTGATTTGACATTTGGTATTGGACCAGCGGGGACCGGAAAAACATATCTCGCAGTCGTGATGGCTGCAAAAGCACTGAAGGAAGGAAATGTCAAACGACTCGTCCTGACGCGTCCAGCAGTAGAAGCAGGAGAGAATCTTGGATTTCTTCCTGGTGATCTTAAAGAAAAAGTTGATCCATATCTACGTCCTCTATACGATGCGTTACACGACGTCCTTGGTGTCGAACATACGGCTCGACTACTTGAGCGTGGTGTCATCGAAATTGCGCCACTCGCTTATATGCGTGGGCGGACACTTGAACATGCCTTTGTCATTCTAGATGAAGCGCAAAACACGACACGTGAACAAATGAAGATGTTCCTGACACGTCTTGGTTTTCATTCGAAGATGATCGTCACAGGCGATTTGACACAAGTTGATCTTCCGCGCGGAAAAACGTCTGGTCTACAAGAAGCATTGCATCTGCTCGGAAATGTCAAAGGCATTCATTTCGAACACTTCGGCTCAGCTGATGTCGTGCGTCACCCACTTGTCCGGAAAATCGTTGATGCTTACAGTCAGGAATTGACATAAGCCGTTACGGGAATAATGGAAAAAGGGGGAGATGATATGCGCAAGGTTAGGGTCTGGGTTGGACTTTTGACAGTAGTGTTCTATCTCGTCGTATCGACGATGATGTATGTCAGTGTCCGACCAGAAGCCTTGTCCGCAGAACCATTCTCGATTGCAGAAGAAGACATCCGGTCGCCATTGACGATGGAGGATCGGGTCGCGACGAATCAAATCAAGGAAAATGCGATTGCTGCAATCGAGAGTCAGTATACGATTAAACAAGAGTATGCAGCACAGCAAATTGATAAAGTCGAACAACTTTTTGCTAGTTTATCCGGCATTAAAAAAGCAGACGAGATCAGTAAAATCAAACAGCGTTTGCGTGGGACAGAAGCGGCAACTCTTTTAAAGGACGACGAACTACGTTTACTTGTAGCTTCAACGACAGCGCTTCGAGACACGACACGGGATGTCGTCATTACAGCAATCGAAGAAGCGATGCGTCAGCGCATCTCGTCTGATGGCGGCGAAGTGGCTGAAGCACGTGAAAATGCCCGAACTGATATCGAACGTTCACCGCTTTCTTTCTCGCTAAAGGCGATTGCCAAAGCGTTGACCGATCAACTGATCGTGACGAACTACGTCTATGATCCGGAAAAGACGGAACAGCTTCGTAAACAAACAAGTGATAAAGTGGAACCGGTCATCATCTCGGAAGGGGAAGTGATCGTGAAGCGAGGCGAAGTGATTTCGCAAGATGCTTACCGCCAGCTACAACTCGTCGGCTTGATTTCTGACCGTCAGTCGTTGAAACCGTTACTTGGAGCGATGCTTGTCAGTGCATTGATGACTGCTTTCCTATTCGGCTTCATTCATCGCTCGAAACTACGGTATGCACAGATGGGGCGGATCCGGTTGTTTGGGCTTGTCTACCTCGTCGTCAGCTTACAATTGCTTGTCATGTATGGCATGGCGTTTTTAGCAAACGATATCAATCCTGCACTTTACTTACTCACACCGACCGCTTTTGTTGCGCTTGTTCTGCGCAATTTATTAAACGAACGGATTGCATTGTCAAGTTCACTCTTCACGGCACTTGCCGGAACATTCTTCTATAGTACGAATCAAAACTTCAGCTTCAATATCGCGATCTATTTGTTAGTCGGTGGTTTAGTCGCAACGTTTTTCCTACAGTCTAGTTTGTCACGTCGTCGTATTTTCATGAGCAGTATTTCGATTGCCGGAGCAAACATCGCGATTTTCTTTGCATTCGTTCTATTACGTAGTGGCACATTCGAATTACGTGAAACATTGACTTTAGTCGGTTTTGCGATTGCTAGTGGGATCTTGAGTGCCATTCTTGCGATTGGGTTATTGCCGTTCCTCGAAATGACATTTGGTATCTTAGCACCGACGCGTCTGCTCGAACTGTTGAACCCGACGCATCCCTTGTTGAAGAAACTCTTGGTCGAAGCGCCAGGAACGTATCATCATAGCATGATGGTCGCGAACCTAGCAGAAACAGCCTGTGAAGCAATCGGTGCAGATGGGTTGCTTGCGCGAGTCGGTGCCTACTATCATGATTTAGGAAAAACACGACGACCACTTTATTTCATTGAAAACCAGCATGGACGCAATCCGCATGATCGATTGACGCCGGAAGAGTCGGCACGTGTCATCTTGGCACATACAGAGGATGGTGTTGAATTGCTCGAAAAAGCAAAACTCCCGGCAGCGATCATCGATATTTGTCGCCAGCATCATGGAACATCGTTGCTCCGATATTTTTATGTCAAGGCAGCAGAACAAGGTGAAGTCGATGAGGATACGTTCCGTTATACAGGACCTAAACCACAAACGCGTGAAGCGGCGGTCATCATGATCGTCGACTCGATTGAAGCGGCTGTTCGTTCAATGAAAGCTCCTTCGGAAGAAGGAATTCGGGACCTAGTCGAGAAAATCATTCGTGAAAAGATGATGGACGACCAATTTGCGGAATGTGACATCACGACACGCGAGATTTATCGCGTTGGTGAAAGTGCATGTCATACCTTATCCGGTTTGTTCCATGAACGAATCGAGTATCCAGAATTAAAGAAAGAGGCAACGAAATGAACATTTATATGACAGACGAAAATAATCGTCTAACGGAAGAGCAACGACAGCTTGTCGAATCGATTTTGATTTACACGGCGGAACAAGAAGAAGTCGATCCGAACAGTGAGTTGTCCGTGACTTTCGTCTCAAACGATGAAATTCAAGAGATTAATCGTGAATGGCGTGGGAAAGATCAGGCGACAGACGTCATTTCCTTCGCGATGGAAGAACTCGGAGAAGATGAAATTGATTTTGGATTATTGGAAGATGAACCAGTCGTCCTCGGTGATTTGATCATTTCCGTGGAACGATGTCGCGAACAGGCGGCTGAATATGGCAATCATTTCGAGCGTGAACTCGGTTTTCTCGCCGTCCATGGTTTCCTCCACTTACTCGGATATGATCACATTGAAAAGGCAGATGAGGAAATCATGACGAAGCGACAGGAGGAAATCCTGCATCACTTCGAGTTATTCCGGGGCACATTGTGAAAAGCTGGTGGCAACCATTTCGACATGCGATGCATGGGTTGCGCCAATCGATTCGAGAAGAACGGCATATGAAAGTTCATGTCATCATTGGCGGCATCGTATTACTTGTCGCCTTTTTATTACCGTTGACATCTGTCGAGCGAGCGATTCTTTTTCTGACGGTCGGGATCGTCATAAGTGCCGAGATGTTCAATACAGCGTTTGAGCGCGTCGTGGATCTCGTGACGCAGGAGTGGCATCCACTGGCAAAAGCAGTCAAAGATATCGCGAGTGGTGCTGTTTTAGTGTTGGCGCTTACATCTGTTGCGATTGCGCTATGCATCTTCATCCCATATTTGGTACAATAAGAATCCGGCCTTTTTGGCCAATACCGTTCCTAAAAAGGGGATACTCACATGAAAACAGAACAATTACTCGAACAAGCTAAATGTGCACGCGAAAAAGCGTATGTTCCATATTCAAAATTCCAAGTCGGTGCTGCTCTCTTAACGAAAGACGGACAAGTCTTCCATGGCTGCAATATTGAAAACGCAGCGTATGGTCTTTGTAACTGTGCAGAACGGACAGCTATCTTCTCTGCGTGGGCACAAGATGCGCGCGAGTATGCAGCGATGGCTGTCGTTGCGGACACAGAAGGACCGGTCGCACCATGCGGACAATGCCGCCAAGTGTTATCAGAGATGTGTGATGCGGATATGCCAATCTATTTGACGAACCTTAAAGGGGATGTCACAGAAACAACAGTGGGCGCCCTCTTACCGGGAGCATTCACGAAAGGAGATTTACATGTTTAAAGAAGGATTCAAATCGGGCTTTGTCTCGATCATCGGACGCCCGAACGTCGGAAAATCGACATTCCTCAACCGTGTCATCGGACAAAAAATTGCCATCATGTCTGATAAACCACAAACGACGCGTAATAAGATTCAAGGTGTCTACACGACAGAAGATGTTCAGACGATCTTCATCGATACACCTGGGATCCATAAACCAAAACATAAACTCGGCGATTTCATGATGAAGGTCGCGACGAACGCATTGCGTGAAGTCGATGCGATCTTGTTCATGGTCAACGTGACGGAACCAAAAGGAAAAGGTGACGACTTCATTATTGAAAAATTGAAGGAACTCGATACACCAATCATTCTCGTCATGAATAAAGTCGATTTGATTCATCCGAATGATATTCCACCGATCATCGAGTCGTACAAAAATGAACTCGAGTTCGCGGCAGTCGTTCCGATTTCGGCGCTACAAGGGAATAACGTCGGACCGTTACTTGAAGAAATCGCAAAAATTCTACCAGAAGGACCGATGTATTACCCAGCGGATCAAGTCACTGACCACCCAGAGCGCTTCATCATCTCAGAGATGATTCGTGAAAAAGTCTTGCAAAAGACACGCGATGAAGTACCACACTCGATTGCCGTCGCGATTGATCAAATCAAGACGCGTGAGAATGGAAATATGGTGGATGTCCATGCGACGATCTTGATCGAGCGCGATTCCCAAAAAGGAATCATCATCGGTAAACGCGGAGCACTTCTAAAAGAAATCGGCTCTGAAGCACGAACGGACATCGAGATGTTACTCGGGACGAAAGTTTACTTGAACTTGTGGGTCAAAGTCCAAAAGGATTGGCGCAACAAGGCCGGTCAATTGCGTGAACTCGGCTTCCGCGATGATGAGTATTAAGCGATGATCGATAAGGCGGAAGGGCTTGTATTACGAACGGTCGTATATGGTGAATCGAATAAGATCGTTACGCTACTGACACGTGAATACGGCAAGCTCGCCGTCATGGCGCGAGGAGCGAAGAAGCCGGGTAGCCGTTTTAACGCGGCTAGTCAGCCTTTCGTCCGAGCTGTCTATATCTATCCACGTTCACGGGGTCTCGGTCAGTTAAAATCAGCAGACGTCATTACAAGTCATGCGCATATTCGGCAAGATGTCGTGTTGATGGCCTATGCGATGTATCTATTGGAGCTTGCGGATAAAGCGCTTGATGAACGGGTGCCGCAACCGGCGCTGTACGATTTATTCGTCGAAGGACTAGAGGCGATGGATGAAGGACTAGATCCTGACGTCGTCTCTTTCATCATCGAATTGCGTCTGTTGCGTCATCTAGGCATTGCTCCACATTTGAATGGTTGTACGATTTGCGGAAGTGCTGAAGCGCCATTCGCTTTTTCGTTACACCACGGCGGTCTACTCTGTCGCCGGCATCGCCATGAGGATGAACATGCTGTCTATATGTCAGAGGCAGTTGCGAAGATGCTCTATGTGTTTTCCGTCTATGATTTCTCACGGATTGGTACCGTGACGGTAAAGCCAGAAACGAAGCGTCTATTGCGTCAAATCATGGATGCTTATATGGAACGCTACAGCGGGTTACGTCTGCGTTCAAAACGTGTCCTCGACCAGTTGATTGATTTCGGCAACGATTGACAGCAACAAGCGGGTTCGGTAGAATGAATGCGGAAGAAGTAACTAAATGAACACGATGACGAAAAGGAGTACCGTCTTTTTTCTCAATCAAGCGATTCCAGGGTGGTGCGAGCTGGGAGTGAGAGGGGCGCGAACGGCGTTTCGGAGTGTTTTTTGTCAAAAAGAGTGGCATGCGATGCATGCAAGTAGGGTGGAACCGCGGGCTCGTCTCGTCCCTATGTGCAACGATTGTTGTACATAGGGGCGTTTTTTGCGTTCCTTAATCATTTCGGAGGTGAAAGTCGTGAAGATGACAGTACAAGACATGATCTTGACATTACAAAAATTTTGGGCAGAACAAGGCTGCTTGACGATGCAAGCATACGACGTAGAAAAAGGAGCCGGTACGATGAATCCGATGACGTTTTTACGGAGTCTCGGACCGGAACCGTGGAACGTTTGTTATACAGAACCATCACGCCGTCCGGCTGATGGTCGTTATGGAGAAAACCCGAACCGTCTGTATCAACACCATCAATTCCAAGTCATCATGAAACCATCACCTGACAACATTCAGGAATTGTACTTACAAAGTCTCGAGTTGCTCGGGATCAATCCACTCGAACATGACATCCGTTTCGTAGAGGATAACTGGGAGAACCCAACGTTCGGTGCTGCTGGTCTCGGCTGGGAGGTATGGCTAAATGGAATGGAAATTACACAATTCACGTACTTCCAACAAGTCGGTGGAATCGAGTGTAATCCAATCGCAGTAGAGATCACTTACGGAATCGAGCGTCTCGCTTCTTACATCCAAGATGTCGAGAGCGTCTTTGATCTCGTTTGGACAGATGGGTTCAAATACGGTGATATTTTCTATCAACCGGAATTCGAACATTCGAAGTATACATTTGAAACATCAGATGTCGCTTTACTCTTTACATTATTCGATCAATATGAAAAAGAAGCGAATCGTGCCTTGGATGAGAATCTCGTTTTCCCAGCATATGATTACATCTTGAAATGTTCGCATACCTTTAACCTTCTCGACGCGAAGGGGGCGATTTCCGTCACGGAACGCACAGGATTCATCCATCGTGTACGGAACATGTCGCGCCGTTGTGCGCAAAGTTTCATCGAAGAACGGGAACGTCTTGGCTTCCCATTGATCAAGTCGAAAGCAGGTGAGTCACATGCATGAATTATTACTTGAAATCGGTTTAGAAGAAATGCCGGCTCGATTCGTCCTTCAATCCGAAACACAACTCAAGGAACGCGTGACGCGTTTCCTTGAAGAAGCACGGATTGAGTTCACAAGCGTCGAATCCTTCTCGACACCACGCCGTCTTGCAGTATATGTCAAGGGTCTCGCAGCACGTCAAAGCGACCTCGAAGAGACATTGAAAGGACCCGCAAAACGGATCGCGATGGACGAAGCAGGGAACTGGACGAAAGCTGCAGAAGGATTCGCGCGTGGTAAAGGACTCACGACGGACGATCTCTTCCTTGGGGAAGAAAAGGGAGTCGAATACCTCTATGCGACGCGTAAGGAAACTGGACAAGCGACAGCCGATCTACTTCCCGGATTAAAACAAGTCGTTGAAGCGATGACGTTCCCGAAAAACATGCGTTGGAGCACACAATCGTTACGCTACATGCGTCCGATTCGCTGGTTAATTGCTCTTCTTGACGATCAAGTCATCCCGTTTGAAGTCGCATCCGTCGAAACAGGTCGGACGTCTCGTGGGCATCGCTTCCTTGGGCAAGACATCACGATTCTTCGTCCGAATGCCTATGTCGAAGCGCTCGCAGGAGAGCACGTCATCGTCAGTTATGAAGCTCGTCGTCAATTAATCGAAGAACAAATCGCGGCGCTTGCGGCGCGTGAACAATTCGAAGTACCGATCGATGCGTCTTTACTTGAAGAAGTCACGAATCTCGTCGAATATCCGACAGCCTTGTTCGGTGCATTCGATGAAGCGTATCTTGAGTTGCCGGAAGAAGTCTTGATCACGACGATGAAAGAACATCAACGGTACTTCCCAGTCAAACGTGACGGTGCGTTGCTCCACTATTTCGTGACAGTACGAAACGGGAACGCAACCCATCTTGAAAACGTTGCTCGCGGAAACGAAAAAGTCATTCGTGCCCGTTTAGCAGATGCTCAGTTCTTCTATGAAGAAGATAAAAAAGCAGACATTGATGAACAGGCGAAACGTCTTGATAAAATCGTCTTCCATGAAAAATTAGGAACGACAGGTGAAAAAGTCCGTCGTGTACGTCAAATGGCACTCGCACTTGCTGACCGTGTCGGCGCAGACAAAACACGTGTCGAACGCGCGGGTCAGATTTATAAATTCGACCTCGTCAGTCAGATGGTCTATGAATTCACGGAATTACAAGGTCTGATGGGTGAACGTTATGCGAACATGAAAAACGAGGATCCGGAAGTCGCTGCTGCGATTCGCGAACATTACATGCCACGCTTCGCGGGTGATGCAAGTCCGGAGACACCGACAGGGACACTCTACGCGATCCTTGATAAGATGGACAGCGTCGCTGGATTCTTCGGTGTCGGCATGATTCCAAGTGGATCAGCGGATCCGTATGCATTGCGTCGTCAAGCACAAGGAATTGTGCAAATCTTATCGGATCGTAAGTTGAACTTGACATTGACTGAACTGATTGCCTTCGTCGTGTCTGAACAGGTAGCAGCAGGTCTTTATACGAAGGATGCCGAAGAAGTACAAGCCGCATTACAAGATTTCTTTGCGCAACGTTTGAAGTACCGTCTATCGGAAATGGACTTCCGTCATGATGTCGTCGAAGCCGCTCTTGACCATATGTTGACAGTCGAAGCGAATGAACAGCGTGCTGCCATGCTCGAAGAGGCGACGAAAAAAGAATCGTTCAAGAAAACGGTCGAACAATTAAGCCGTGTCTTGAACATCTCGAAAAAAGCAGAAAGTGTCACAACTGTTAATCCAGCGCTCTTTGAAAATGATGCGGAACGCGAATTGCATGAGGCGATTGAGAAAGCCTTACCAGAGGTCGATCAAGCTATCGCGTCACTTGACTATGCACGTGCACTTGAGGCACTTGAGGCAACCGTTCCATCGATCACAGCCTACTTTGACGGTACGATGATCATGACGGATGACGAAACGGTCCGTACGAACCGTCTTAGCGAAATGAAACGATTTGCAGAAGCAATCGAATCAGTCGCTCGGTTCAATGCACTCACTTTAGCGTAAAGAAAAAGGACGGATGAGCCGATGAAGTTAAATGAACGGCAAAAAAAGATACTCCAAATCGTCAAAGAGAATGGTCCGATCACGGGAGAGCAGATTGCTGCAGCGCTCTCCCTGACACGAGCGACGTTACGACCTGATTTGTCGATTTTAACGATGACCGGCATGTTAGAAGCGCGCCCACGTGTCGGCTATATGTATGTCGGAAAGAAAAATGCTTCCATGCTTCATGAGAAACTGGACACCTTGACCGTCGGCGAATTCATGTCATCAGCAAAGGTCATTCATGAAGGGATGACTGTGTATGATGCAATCGTCCACTTATTCCTAGAAGATGTCGGTTCGCTGTTTGTCGTCAGCAAGGACCATGCGTTGGTCGGTGTGCTATCACGTAAGGATTTTCTACGTGCGGCAATCGGTAATCAAGAATTAGACTCGTTACCGGTCAATATCATCATGACACGAATGCCAAATTTGACAGTCTGTGAAAAATCGGAAACGTTAATTGGTGCCGGCATGAAACTGATCGAAAAACAGATTGATTCGATGCCAGTCGTCGAAGAAGAGAACGGGGTCTTGAAAGTCGTCGGTCGAATGACGAAAACGAACATGACGAAAGTGTTGGTCGCTTTAGCACGTGATGAAGAAATTTAAGGGGGGCTCCTGATGCGTCAACGGATTTATGTCGTGAGTGATTCTGTCGGAGAGACGTGTGAACTCGTCGTCCGCGCAGCTGCTATTCAGTTCCCGGAACAAGCCATCGAAACGGTCCGCATTCCGTTCGTCGATGATGATCAAGTCATTTATGACTTGGTTCTTCATGCAAAAGAAGAACAAGCAACGATCGCTTTTACGATCGTTCATGCGACGCATCGTCGTTTGCTTGCAGACACAGCGCGTGCCCACGGTGTAAAGGCGATTGATCTACTTGGTCCATTGCTTGACACGATGGAAGACCGTTTGCAGATGCAACCGAAGGAAGAACCTGGATTAATCTATCGCTTAGATGAGGAATATTTCCGGAAAATCGAAGCGGTCGAATTCGCTGTTAAGTATGACGATGGACGTGATCCAAAAGGAATTAAACGCGCCGATATCGTTTTGATCGGTGTGTCGCGTACATCTAAAACGCCGCTCTCGCAGTATTTAGCCTTAAAGCGATATAAAGTAGCAAATGTACCACTCGTACCCGAATCGATTCCACCGGCAGAGCTATTCGATATTCCAAAAGAAAAATGTTTTGGACTACTCATCTCACCGGAAAAGTTGATCGATATCCGAATGGAACGATTGCGTTCATTAGGACTCAAACCTGAAGCAGCCTATGCGCAGATGGACCGAATCAACCGGGAACTTGAATACGCACGGAATTTATATGAACGAATCGGATGCCAAATTATTGATGTGACGAATAAAGCAGTCGAAGAGACGGCGAATTTGATTTTGACCGGAATTTCCGGGAAAGCGCATGACTAGTCAAGCAGTCAGGAACATAGTATACTTGTTTAGCTGATAAATGAGATAATGCCCTTTTTCTAATGAAACGGAACGAGTCATCGTTCCGTTTCATTGCGGGTATGGTCATGTAAGGATAAGTTCTCAAGGAAAGGGGAGAGGACGGAATGAAGCGAATTCCTGATGAAATCGTCGATCAGGTCCGCCAAGCAACGGACATCGTCGAATTGATTTCAGAACGTGTAGAATTAAAAAAACAAGGGAATCGATATTCAGGGCTTTGCCCGTTTCATTCTGAGAAATCACCTTCCTTTTCTGTTTCTCCTGATAAAGGGATGTACTACTGTTTTGGATGTGGTGCAGGAGGAAATGCAATCACTTTCGTCATGGAAACAGAAGGAATGAGTTTCAAGGAAGCCGTTTCGAAATTAGCCGATCGAAGCGACGTCACACTTCCAGAGCTAGAACCAGACCGATTCGAGCAGTCGGAATCGACGCCTGAACAGGAAAAGAAGTTCCGCATGCGCGAAGCGCATCGAATCGTCACCGAGCTCTATCACGAGGTGCTGATTCAAACGGAAGCAGGCGACGCCGGAAGAATCTATTTAGAAAATCGCAGTATACGCGAGGGGGCGATGCGTGAGTTTCGACTCGGGTATGCACCGGATCAAGATCGTTTTACAGTGGATTCCTTGGCACGACGTGGGTTTGATTTAGATGAGATGGTCGAAGCGGGATTGATTTCAATCGGACGTGATGGTGATTATCGAGATCGATTCAACGGTCGGGTCGTGTTCCCTATTTCCGATCGTGATGGCACGATCGTCGGATTTAGTGGTCGTTCGATTGACGGTCGTGACCCAAAGTATGTTAATACAGCGGAAACCCCTTTGTTCAATAAAAGTGAACTGTTATTTGGATTTGCTCAAGCACGAGGGGCGATGCGTAAAATTAAACAAGTCGTCCTTGTTGAGGGAAATCTTGATGTTGTGCGTGTTGCTCAAGCGGGTATACCTTATACGGTAGCTTCTTTAGGAACAGCGTTAACGCCTGTTCATGCCCAAAACCTGGCACGCATCGTCGATGAAGTCATTGTTTGTTATGACGGAGACAAAGCAGGACGCGCTGCGACGCTAAAAGCCTTACAGTTGCTTGAGGCCGTTGCCGTCGACTGTTCCGTCATCCGCTTACCGGATGGCGAAGACCCTGACTCTTTTATTGGGAACCAGGGAGAAGAGACGTTTTTACACTGGATCGAACAAAAACGGGTTTCAAGTCTTGAATTCAAATCTTTTTATTTTCGACAAGGAAAAAACTTGCGATTAGAAGGAGAACGCGTTCGATATATTGAAACTATGCTTGAAGAGATTGGTCGAACATCCAATCCGTTGTTACGGGACATCTATTTAGGAAAACTTTCTGAGGAATTTAAACTCTCGAAAGATTCCTTGATCGCACAAGTGCGTCCAACCGTTCAACAGCCGAAAAGAGAACAAATCGTTTCCGATCGCCCGACCGCTGTACCGACAGCACCTCCTGATCGAACGTTCGCGAACTGGAAAAAGGCAGAACGCTTCTTGCTTGCCTACATGATCCGTTCCGAAGAAGTATGTCTAGAAGTGCGTGAGCAGCTGGGTGTCCAATTCAATGATCCGGCACATCAATTGATTGCCGGCAAGTTATATGAATTTTACGGGACAGGTACGCAAGGAAGTTCCGATCGTTTTTTGACGATGCTCCATGATGCTTCCCTGCAACGAATCGTAGTGGATCTAGAGTTCATGCTGATGCCTGAATATGATCCTGACTTACTCAGTCATTACATTCGTGCCGTCCAGAACGAACAGCAACGTCGATTGCTCGAAGAAGAAAAATCACGATTGAATCAACAAACAGATATCCGTGCCCAAGCGGAACTGATGCAGGCGATCATTGAACGAAAGCGTCGTTTAAAAGATCGATGACCTGCTGCATGATGTGGAAGGAGTGTATGGTTCGATGGCAGAAA contains:
- the dnaG gene encoding DNA primase yields the protein MKRIPDEIVDQVRQATDIVELISERVELKKQGNRYSGLCPFHSEKSPSFSVSPDKGMYYCFGCGAGGNAITFVMETEGMSFKEAVSKLADRSDVTLPELEPDRFEQSESTPEQEKKFRMREAHRIVTELYHEVLIQTEAGDAGRIYLENRSIREGAMREFRLGYAPDQDRFTVDSLARRGFDLDEMVEAGLISIGRDGDYRDRFNGRVVFPISDRDGTIVGFSGRSIDGRDPKYVNTAETPLFNKSELLFGFAQARGAMRKIKQVVLVEGNLDVVRVAQAGIPYTVASLGTALTPVHAQNLARIVDEVIVCYDGDKAGRAATLKALQLLEAVAVDCSVIRLPDGEDPDSFIGNQGEETFLHWIEQKRVSSLEFKSFYFRQGKNLRLEGERVRYIETMLEEIGRTSNPLLRDIYLGKLSEEFKLSKDSLIAQVRPTVQQPKREQIVSDRPTAVPTAPPDRTFANWKKAERFLLAYMIRSEEVCLEVREQLGVQFNDPAHQLIAGKLYEFYGTGTQGSSDRFLTMLHDASLQRIVVDLEFMLMPEYDPDLLSHYIRAVQNEQQRRLLEEEKSRLNQQTDIRAQAELMQAIIERKRRLKDR
- a CDS encoding helix-turn-helix transcriptional regulator, which encodes MKLNERQKKILQIVKENGPITGEQIAAALSLTRATLRPDLSILTMTGMLEARPRVGYMYVGKKNASMLHEKLDTLTVGEFMSSAKVIHEGMTVYDAIVHLFLEDVGSLFVVSKDHALVGVLSRKDFLRAAIGNQELDSLPVNIIMTRMPNLTVCEKSETLIGAGMKLIEKQIDSMPVVEEENGVLKVVGRMTKTNMTKVLVALARDEEI
- the glyS gene encoding glycine--tRNA ligase subunit beta, translated to MHELLLEIGLEEMPARFVLQSETQLKERVTRFLEEARIEFTSVESFSTPRRLAVYVKGLAARQSDLEETLKGPAKRIAMDEAGNWTKAAEGFARGKGLTTDDLFLGEEKGVEYLYATRKETGQATADLLPGLKQVVEAMTFPKNMRWSTQSLRYMRPIRWLIALLDDQVIPFEVASVETGRTSRGHRFLGQDITILRPNAYVEALAGEHVIVSYEARRQLIEEQIAALAAREQFEVPIDASLLEEVTNLVEYPTALFGAFDEAYLELPEEVLITTMKEHQRYFPVKRDGALLHYFVTVRNGNATHLENVARGNEKVIRARLADAQFFYEEDKKADIDEQAKRLDKIVFHEKLGTTGEKVRRVRQMALALADRVGADKTRVERAGQIYKFDLVSQMVYEFTELQGLMGERYANMKNEDPEVAAAIREHYMPRFAGDASPETPTGTLYAILDKMDSVAGFFGVGMIPSGSADPYALRRQAQGIVQILSDRKLNLTLTELIAFVVSEQVAAGLYTKDAEEVQAALQDFFAQRLKYRLSEMDFRHDVVEAALDHMLTVEANEQRAAMLEEATKKESFKKTVEQLSRVLNISKKAESVTTVNPALFENDAERELHEAIEKALPEVDQAIASLDYARALEALEATVPSITAYFDGTMIMTDDETVRTNRLSEMKRFAEAIESVARFNALTLA
- a CDS encoding pyruvate, water dikinase regulatory protein — protein: MRQRIYVVSDSVGETCELVVRAAAIQFPEQAIETVRIPFVDDDQVIYDLVLHAKEEQATIAFTIVHATHRRLLADTARAHGVKAIDLLGPLLDTMEDRLQMQPKEEPGLIYRLDEEYFRKIEAVEFAVKYDDGRDPKGIKRADIVLIGVSRTSKTPLSQYLALKRYKVANVPLVPESIPPAELFDIPKEKCFGLLISPEKLIDIRMERLRSLGLKPEAAYAQMDRINRELEYARNLYERIGCQIIDVTNKAVEETANLILTGISGKAHD